GCAGGCGGGCCTTGCCGCCGAAGAGCGAGTAGATCGCGGTCGTCGAGGTCCCCGCGGCCTGGGCGACGTCGCGCAGGCTGATCCTCTCCGGGCCTTTGGCGTCGACCATCTCTGCGGTGATGCCGAGAAGCCGGTCGCGCAGGGCGGCGTCATGGGAAACGGGTCTTGCCATGGCATCGATCGTATCGTAACGTTGTTGTATAACGATGTTACGTAACAGTGTGATGGGAGTGAGATGGTTCAACAGGTCTATCCCGGCCGCTTCACGGCCACGCCGGAGGGCTCGGACGTCACGGTCTTCCTCATCGGCATGCGCGCCAACCGGTGGTGGGAGCTGGGCAAGGTGTGGTGGACGGCGAGCAGGATGCCGCCCATGCTGCGCCACCTCGCGAGGCATCCCGACGCGGGCATGCTCGGGGCGCACAACTGGTTCGGTCGCACCACGCTCCTGCTGTCGTACTGGCAGAGCCCCGAGCATCTGCAGCGGTTCGCCGCCGACCGCGACGCGCCGCACCTGCAGCCATGGCGCGACTACATGCGCCGTCTGCAGGGATCAGGGAGCGTGGGGGTCTGGCACGAGACCTACCAGGTGCCCGTGGCCGATCTCGAGGCCGTGTACGTCGACATGCCGGCCTTCGGTCTCGCCGCAGCGACGACGCACGTGCCGATCGGCCCGGGGATGAAGACGGCACGTCAACGGCTGGGTCGCTGACGCCTGCCCGCCGCTCGTGCAGACAGGAGCGCTGAAGGCCGACGCGATCGGTCGCCCTCAGGCCTCAGGCCTGAGGCCTGAGGGCGCCTGCGCTGCGCCCATCGTGCTCTCGACGCCGGTGATGCGCGCGTGCTCGTCGAACCGGAACGTCATTGATCCGCTGGAGTCAGACACGACGGCACCCGTGAACGCGTCGTCGGTCCAGGTCAGCGGCCATTCGGCCAGCCGCGCCAGGTCCCACACCGAGGTGCGCGCGTCGGGAAGCGCGAGTCCCGACAGCACGCGCGGCAGGACGATCGCCGCTGCGGCGACCGTGAGAGAGGGCAGGGGAGCGTCGAGCAGGAACACGGCTCGCGTGCCACCGCCGATCGGCGCGGAATAGTACGGGGAACGCCCGGTGATCTCGACAGCCGCGCCTCCCACCGTGTGCGCCGCCGCGGCGATCCAGTCGCTGTCGCCCGACGCGCCCTCGGGGAAGGGAAGCTCACCGCTCGTGAGCTCGGAGACGCCGTTGGCCTCGCCGAAGGCGCGCAGCGGCGCCGCGACGCCCTGCCGGTCGCCGTGCGGGTGAGCCCACGCCCAGAGCAGTGAGCGGGGACCGGGCGCGATCGTGGCGACGAGGTGCGCGTGGGTGACGAGCTGTCGTGACGGATCGTCGTTCGCGCTGAAGGTGATCGTCCCCGCCGTCATGTCGGCGTCCCACCGGTGGTCGCCCAGGGCCTCCGTCGCCGCGGCGAGCTGGTCCTGGCGGAGGGCGGTGTAGAGGGCGGCGCGGTCGGCGAGCGGCTGGAGTGCGGCGAACGTCATGTCCCCAGTCTCGCCGTGATTGCTATGAATCCGCCACCGCTTGCGGCGCGATGGCCCCCTCTGCGCGCCCCATCCGCCAGACGCTCGGCACGAGCATGGTGCCGAGGGCGATGACGACGTAGATGACGGCGGAGGTGACGAGCAGCGTCGCGACGTCGACGTGCCCGATCAACCAGCCGAAGGCGAGCGTGCCCAGCGGCATGGCCACGAAGCTGGCGAGCATGTCATAGCTGGCCACGCGCGAGAGCTTGTCGCCGGGGATCTGCTCCATCTCGGTCACGTTCCACCCCGTGTTGAACACTTCGACGCCCGCTCCCGCGATGAATGCGGCGACCGCCACGACGACCGCGTGCGGGTGGAGACCGAGCATCGCGAGCGGGATGGCCAGCGCGCTGATGGCGAGCATGCCCCAGCGCAGCGGACGCTTGAGCGGCAGCCACATCATCAGCAGGGTCATCACGAGGATGCCTGCGCCCTCTGCGCTGAGGACCCAGCCCCATCCGGCGATCCCGAGCCGCGGATCGTTCTTTGCGATGTACGGGCCCGCGACGGCCCAGGCGCCGATGTGGATCGCGTTGAGCAGCATGAAGGCCAGACAGATGCTCCACATCCAGGTGCGCGACCAGAACTCGTTCCAACCGGTACGGAGATCGCGGAGGAAGCTCGATCCGGACGGGGCGGGCGCGGGCAGGCGGACCATCGCCAGGAGCACGATCGCGATCGCCCAGCCTGCGGCCTGGATCAGCATCACCCACGCGGGACCCGCCGTCGCCACCAGGATGCCGGCGATGATCGGGCCCCCGATCGTCGTCGCGGAGCGCACGAACGACAGCATCGCGTTCGCCTGCTGCAGGTGCGCTGGGGTGGTCAGCTGGGGGATGATCCCCTGCATGGCGGGCATCACGAACGCCGAGGAGGCGCCGTTCACGGCAGACAGCACGGCGAGCAGGGGCACGGATGCCGTCCCGCTGAACAGCAGCACGGCGGTCGTGCCGATCGAGAGGATGTCGACCACGTAGCAGGTCCGGATGACCAGGGCACGGGGGAGCCGGTCGGCCACGACGCCGCCGAACACCAGGAACACGACGTTCGCCAGGGTGAAGACCGTGAGGACGAAAGCGAGGGACTGAGGAGAGTTGTCGATCCCCAGCACCGCGAACGCGAGAGCTATCGACGACATCGAGCCGGCCGTCATCGTGATGGCGCGCGCCAGGAAGAACCACCGGAATCCTCGGTCATGCAGGGCGGCGAGAGACGGCATCCGCCTATCTTGGCAGGCAGCCGCCGCGCCGCCGGGATTCAGGTCGCATGAATCGCCCGTTTCCGGTCTCGGAGAGGGCAAAACATGCGACCCGAACGGGGAGAGGGGTCAGTAGCTGGCGCGAGCGGAGGTGTCGGATGCCGGGATGAAGCGTGCGGCGAGGCCCTCCGAGGCGCGCGCGAGGAGGGCCACGTCGGCCCCGACGGCGACGAAGTCCGCCCCGCCGTCGATGTATGCGTCGGCCGCCACCGGATCGAAGGCGTTCACCCCGACGGGCTTGCCGGCTGCCTTCGCCGCGGCGAACACGCGCTCGACGGCTGCCACGACGTCGGGGTGCGTCTGCTGTCCCAGCAAGCCCATGGAGGCGGAGAGGTCGGACGGCCCGACGAAGACCGCGTCCACACCGTCGACGGCGGCGATCGCGGCGGCGGCGTCGACACCGGATGCCGTCTCGATCTGGACCGTCAGCGAGGTGTGCTGCGCCGACTCCTGCAGGTAGCGGTCGACGCGGTTCCAGCGTGCGCTGCGGGCGAGCGCGCTGCCGACCCCTCGCACGCCCTCGGGCGGGTACCGGGTCGCGGCGACCGCGGCCCGCGCCTCGTCGGCCGACGACACCATGGGCACGATGATGTCCTGCGCGCCCAGGTCGAGGACCTGCTTGATGGCCACGGAGTCGTTCCAGGGCACCCGGACAACCGGAGCGATGGGGTAGGCCGCGACGACCTGCAACTGCACGAGCACGCTCTCCAACGTGTTCGCCGAGTGCTCCATGTCGATGAGCAGCCAGTCGAGGCCGGACCCCGCGGCGACCTCGGTGACGAGCGGACTGCCGGAGCACGCCCACATGCCGATGAGAGAGCGGTCGGCGTCGGCCAGCCGCTCGCGGAACGACGGATTCAGACGAAGCGGCATGTGATGGTTCCCATCGGTCCGTAGTCGCACAGCACCTCATCGCCGCGCGACACCCACATCGGGCGCGTGAACGATCCTGCCAGGATGATCTCCCCTGCTTCCAGGCGCGCGCCGTGCTGGTGGAACTTGCTCGCCAGCCAGGCGACACCGGTGGCGGGGTGGTTCAAGACGCCCGCGGCGACGCCGGTCTCCTCGATCTCGCCGTTCCTGAAGAGCAGCCCCGGCACCCAGCGCAGGTCGATCTCATCGGGGCGCTTGCGCACGTCGCCGAGCACCATCGCGCCGTAGGCGGCGTTGTCGCTGATGGTGTCGACGATCGTGCGGCCCTCCAGCTCGATGTGCGAGTTCAGCACCTCGAGGGCGGGCACGGCGTAGTCGATCGCCGCCAGCGCATCGTCGAGCGTGCACTCGGGGCCCTCGAGCGGATGCTTCAGCACGAAGGCCAGCTCCACCTCGATGCGCACGTTCGAGAAGTGGTCGACCGGGATCTCGGCGCCGGACCGGTACACGGTGTCGTCGAACATGACGCCGTAGTCGGGCTCGGTGATGCCGGTCGCCTGCTGCATCGCCTTGGAGGTCAGCCCGATCTTGCGGCCGATGAGCCTGCGCCCCGCGGCGATCTGCGAGTCGCGCCACACGCCCTGGATCGCGTACGAGTCCTCGACGGTCGCCTCGGGGTAGCGCGCGGTGATGCGCGGGATCACGCCGTGCGTGCGGTCGGCCTCGGCGAGCTCGGCCGCGATCTGCGCGATGGTGTCTGCTGACAGCATCCGTTCCTTCTTCCTTCCCTGCACCCGCCGATACGAGCTGCGGCTGACGCCGACGCGCGCGTCCGGGCGAAGCGATGTTCCTGGTGAGGACAATCGGGGGTAGGGGGTCCCCGCTCTTGTCCTCACCAGGAACATCGCGGAGCCTCCACACGAGGCCTAGAGCTGGTGACCCAGCTTGTACTCGCCCTGCTTCCATTCCGGCATGGACTTCTCGCCCTCGTCGGCGCGGGTGTAGCTGAACCCGTCGGCGCCGATGGTGACGGCCATCTCGGAGCTGTCGGTGCGCGCGACGACCGGCTGCGGGTTGCCGTCGAGGTCGAGCACGAGCGAGGCATCCGTGTACCACGACGGGACGACCGGGTTGCCCCACCAGTCGCGGCGCTGGTTGTCGTGGACGTCCCACGTGATGACGGGGTTGTCGGGGTCGCCGGTGTAGTAGTCCTGCGTGTACACCTCGACGCGGTGGCCGTCGGGGTCGCGCAGGTAGAGGTAGAACGCGTTGCTCACGCCGTGGCGGCCGGGGCCCCGCTCGATGGCGTCGGAGCGACGGAGAGCGCCGAGCTTGTCGCAGATCGCGAGGATGTTGTGCTTCTCGTGCGTCGCGAAGCACACGTGGTGCATGCGGGGGCCGTCGCCGCCGGTCATGGCGGTGTCGTGCACGGTGGGCTTGCGGCGCATCCACGCGGCGTAGACCGTGCCCTCTTCGTCCTGGATGTCCTCGGTGACGCGGAAACCCAGGTCCTGCATGAACTTCACGGCGCGCGGCACGTCGGGGGTGACCTGGTTGAAGTGGTCGAGGCGCACGAGCTCGCCGGGGATGTGCAGGTCGTAGCGCCACGACATCCGCTCCACGTGGGTGGTCGCGTAGAAGAACTCGTAGGGGAAGCCGAGTGGGTCGACGACGCGCACCGAGTCGCCGATGCCCTTGACGAAGCCGTCGGGGTTGCGGCGTACGTCGCAGCCGAGCTCGGTGTAGAACGCGACGGCGCGGTCGAGGTCCTCCGGCGTGCGCACGCGGTACGAGAACGCGGCGACGGCGGCGATCGGCCCCTTGCGCAGCACGAGGTTGTGGTGGATGAACTCCTCGGTCGAGCGCAGGTAGATGGCCTCGTCGTCCTCCTCCGTGACGTACAGGCCGAGGATGTCGACGTAGAACTGGCGCGAGGCGGCGAGGTCGGTGACGACGAGCTCCATGTAGGCGCAGCGCAGCACGTCGGGCGGAGTGCTCTTGGGGGTGGGCGTCGGGTTGTCGGTCTGGATCGGTGCTTCCTGCGATACGTAGTATCCCGAGGAGGTCAGCGTCATCTCGTCGCGGTGTGTCATCTCAGCGTCCTTGCCTGGTGATCGTCGCCCCGCCTCCGGTATGAGTTGTGGTCGGGAAATCGGCGATTTTCCGACCACAACTCATACCGGAGCGGGGGGTGTGAGAGGGGAGGGGGTCAGTTCTTGCCGAAGGTGGGGTTGTGCGGCGTGGAGGCGAGCGTGATGTGCACGCTCTGCTGGTCGGTGTAGAAGTCGATCGAGCGATAGCCGCCCTCGTGCCCGAGGCCCGACGCCTTCACCCCGCCGAACGGAGTGCGCAGATCGCGCACGTTGTTGCTGTTCAGCCACACCATGCCGGCCTCGACCGACTGCGCGAAGTTGTGCGCGCGCTTGAGGTCGTTGGTCCAGATGTACGCTGCGAGCCCGTACTTCGTGTCGTTCGCGAGCGACAGCGCCTCCTCCTCTGAATCGAAGGGCGTGATCGCGACGACCGGCCCGAAGATCTCCTCCTGGAAGATGCGGGCATCGGGGGCGACGTCGGCGAACACGGTCGGTGCGACGAAGTTGCCCTCGGGGAAGCCCTCGGGGCGGCCGCCGCCGGCGACGAGACGACCCTCCGTCTTGCCGATCTCGACGTACGACATGACCTTCTCGTAGTGCTCCGGGTGCACGAGGGCGCCGACCTCGGTGGCGGGGTCGTGCGGGTAGCCGACGCGCACGCGCTTCGCCTGCGCGGCATAGCGCTCGACGAAGTCGTCGTAGATCGACCGCTCGACGAGGATGCGGGACCCCGCGGTGCAGCGCTCGCCGTTGAGGGAGAAGACGCCGAAGATGGTGGCGTCGACGGCGGCCTCGATGTCGGCGTCGGCGAAGACGACCGCGGGCGACTTGCCGCCGAGCTCCATCGAGAGCCCCTTGAGGAACGGGGCGGCGTTGCCGAAGATGATCTGCCCCGTGCGGCTCTCGCCGGTGAACGAGATGAGCGGCACGTCCGGGTGCTTCACCAGGGCGTCGCCGGCGTCTTCGCCGAGGCCGTTGACGAGGTTGAAGACGCCCGTCGGGAGGCCGGCCTCTTCGAAGATGCCCGCCCACAGCGATGCCGACAGCGGCGTGAACTCGGCGGGCTTGAGCACCACCGTGTTGCCGGTGGCGAGCGCGGGGCCGAGCTTCCACGACTCGAGCATGAACGGCGTGTTCCATGGCGTGATGAGCCCGGCCACGCCGATGGGCTTGCGATTGACGTAGTTCATCTGGCGGCCGGGCACCTTGAAGGCGTCGTCGGCCTGCGCGACGATGAGGTCGGCGAAGAAACGGAAGTTCTCGGCCGCGCGGCGGGCCTGACCGAGCGCCTGCGTGATCGGCAGGCCCGAGTCGTACGACTCCAGCTCGGCGAGACGCGCGTCGCGGGACTCCACGATGTCGGCGATGCGGTGCAGCACGCGGCTGCGCTCGCGGGGGAGCATGCGCGGCCAGGGGCCCTCGTCGAAGGCACGCTTGGCGGCGGCCACGGCGAGCTCGATGTCGGCCTTCTTGCCGGCGGCGGCCGTGGTGTAGGTCTCGTTGGTCACCGGGTCGAGCACGTCGAAGGTGTCGCCGTCGACGGAGTCGACGAACGCGCCGTCGATGTAGTGCTGGATGTGGTCGGGCAGGTCGGCGGGGATGCGGGAATCGGTCATGAGCCTTCTCCAGGAGTGTGGGTGGAACGTGCATGCAGCGCGTCGAGGAACGCATCCCTCGTGCGCCAGCGGTGGTTTCGGGCGGCGAGCTCGATCTCCAGGGCGTCTGCGCCACCGCGGATGAGCTCGAGGATCTGGGTGTGCTCGTCGACCGAGTGCTGGGCGCGGCCCGGCACGTACGCGAACGTGGAGTCGCGGATGCCGGACAGTCGCGCCCACCCGCGGTGCACGAGATCGAGCAGGTGCGGATTGGGGCACGGCTCGAAGAGCACGGAGTGGAACTCCCGGTTGAGCTCGGTGAACGCGTGCGCGTCGAAGTGCTCCAGCATCCGCGCCATCTTGGCGTTGACCTCGGCAGCCTCGTCCAGCGCCGCCTCGTCGAGCAGGGGAGCGGACAGGGCGGTGGCCGCGCCCTCGACGAGCCCGAGCGTCTGCATCGCGTGCGCGTACTCGCTCTCGTCGACGAGCGTCACGCGCGCGCCGACGTTGCGCTCGAAGGTCACCAGACCTTCGGCCTCGAGCCGTCGGATCGCCTCGCGCACGGGCACGACGCTCATGTTCAGCTCCTCGGCGATCGAGCCGAGCACGAGCCGGTAACCGGGGCCGAAGGCGTGCGCCGAGATGCGGGAGCGGATCCAGGTGTACGCCTGCTCCGACTTGCTGGCGCTGGCGACGGAGGTCATGCCCGCCCCGTCTCCGCCGAGTACTTCGCGCGCCACTCGGCGTTCATCGGGAACAGTCCGTCGACGGGGTGTCCAGCCGCGACCTGCTCGGCGATCCAGGCGTCTTCGGCCTCCTGCGCGAGCGCGTCGTCGACGACCTCCTCGACGAGCGCGGGCGGGATGACGATCACGCCGTCTCCGTCGCCGATGATGATGTCGCCCGGCTGCACGGTCGCTCCGCCGCAGGAGATCGTGACGTCGACGTCCCACGGCACGTGTTTGCGTCCGAGCACGGACGGATGCGGGCCCTGCGAGAACACCGGAAGGCCGATCTCCGCGACCGCATCGAAGTCGCGCACGCCGCCGTCGGTCACGACCCCAGCGGCGCCGCGGGCCTTCGCGCGCAGGGCGAGGATGTCGCCGAGTGTGCCGGTGGTCGCGTCTCCGCGCGCCTCGATGACGATGACCTCACCCTCGCCGACGGCGTCGAAGGCGCGCTTCTGGGCGTTGTAGCCCCCGCCGTGGCCGGCGAAGAGGTCTTCGCGGAAGGGCACGAAGCGCAGCGTCTTCGCCGTGCCGACGATCTTGGAGCCGGCGATGTTCGCCGAGACGCCGTCGATGAAGCACGAGTGGTGGCCGCGCTTGCGCAGCTGGGCCGAGAGCCCGGCCGTCGGGGCCTCGAGCAGCTTGGCGCGCAGTTCGGGGGAGAGGCCGTGCGTGGTCTCCTCGGCCGGCGGGAGCCCGGCCGCCTCACGGGAACCCCACGCCTCGGTGCGCTGCAGGTCGTCGACCGCAGGGAGCGATCCGAGCTCGCCGTCGAAGGGCATCTCGCCCTGCGTGACGGTGGTCACCAGCCGGCCGGAGGTCGGGGCGCCAGGAGCGTCGGGGGCGTCGACCTCGATCTCGACGACGTCGCCCGGCACGATCACAGACGATCCGGCGGGGGTGCCGGTGAGGATGACGTCTCCCGGTTCGAGCGTGAAGTGCTGCGACAGGTCGGCGATCAGCTGTGCGAGCGGGAAGATGAGGCCGGCCGTGGTGTCGTCCTGCCGCAGTTCGCCGTTCACCCACGCCCGCACGCGCAGGGCCGCGGGGTCGACGGCGCTCGCGTCGATGAGCTCGGGGCCGAGCGGGGTGTAGCCGTCGCCGCCCTTGGACCGGACGTTGGAACCCTTGTCGTTGGCGCGGAGGTCGTACAGGCCGAGGTCGTTGGCCGCCGTCACCCAGGCGACGTGCTTCCAGGCGTCGTCGAGCGAGACTCTGCGGGCGGCTGCGCCGATGATGAGCGCGATCTCGCCCTCGAATGCGAGCAGCTCGGTGCCTGCGGGGCGCTCGACCGTGCCACCGGAGACGCCGACGGAGCTGGCGGGCTTGAAGAAGTACGACGGGTGGGCCGGGCGTCGGCCGCGCTGGTCGGCGCGGGAGGCGTAGCTCAGGTGGATCGCGATGATCTTGCCGGGGCGGGGGATTGATGCCGTCACGGATGCGCCTCCTCGCGCTCGTCGTCGATGCTTGTGCGTCGTATCCGAAATCATATATCATCGGCTCCACCCCGGCAAGCACGCCGTTCCCCCTCGGATGTGCGCCGTGACAACGCCGTCACCAGCAAAGGAGACACCCCATGAGCGGGCAGTCACAGGGCGGATTCACGCCCACCGGAACCATCGCATCCGCGGCAGACCGCCGCCGCGTGGTCTTCGCCACCATCGTCGGCACCACCGTGGAGTGGTACGACTTCTTCATCTACGCCACCGCCGTCGGCCTCGTGTTCGGCCAGCTCTTCTTCGAGCCGCTCGGGGCGAACAGTGCACTCATCGCGTTCGCCACCGTCGGGGTGAGCTTCCTGTTCCGCCCGCTGGGCGCTTTCCTCGCGGGTCACTTCGGTGACAAGCTCGGCCGCAAGACCGTGCTGATGTGGACGCTGATCCTCATGGGTGCGGCGACCGCGCTCATCGGCGTGCTGCCCACGTATCAGACGATCGGCCTCGCAGCACCGATCCTCCTCGTGCTCCTGCGCATCCTCCAGGGGATCTCCGCCGGCGGCGAGTGGGGAGGAGCGGTGCTCATGGCCGTCGAGCACGCGCCGCGCACCAAGCGCGGCATCTTCGGCGCCTCGCCGCAGATCGGGGTCCCGCTCGGACTGCTGCTGGCTTCGGGCGTGATGGCCCTGATGACCGCGCTCGCCCCCGGCGACCAGTTCGTCGCGTGGGGGTGGCGCATCCCGTTCCTCTTCAGCATCGTGCTGATCCTCGTCGGCTACTACGTGCGACGCCGCGTGGAGGAGAGCCCGGTGTTCGCCGAGCTGGCCGAACGCAAGGAGATGGCCCGGATGCCCATCGTGCAGCTGTTCCGCAAGCACCTGCTGCTCGTGATCATCGCCGCGCTGGTCTTCGCCGGCAACAACGCGGTCGGCTACATGACCACGGGCGGGTACATCCAGGGCTACGCCACGAACCCCGACGGCCCCATCGGGCTGGAGCGCGGCCCCGTGCTCTGGGCCGTGACCGGATCCGCCGTGACGTGGCTGCTGACGACGCTGATCGCCGGCTGGGTCTCCGACCGCATCGGACGCCGCACGACCTACATCGTCGGCTGGATCCTGCAGCTGATCGGTGTGTTCACGCTGTTCCCGCTGGTGAACACCGGGCAGATCTGGCTGGTCTTCGCGGGTCTCGCGATCCTCACGATCGGGCTCGGGTTCACGTACGGGCCGCAGGCTGCGCTGTACACGGAGCTGTTCCCCGCGAGCATCCGCTTCTCCGGGGTGTCGATCTCGTACGCGATCGGCGCCATCGCCGGGGGTGCGTTCGCCCCCACCATCGCGACCGCGATCGTGCAGGCGACCGGCTCGACGGAGGCCGTGACGTGGTACCTCGCCGGCATGACGGTGATCGGCCTGGTGGCGACCCTGCTGCTGCGCGATCGTTCCGGCATCCCGCTCGGCCCCGACCGCGAGGATGAGCAGACCGTGAGCCCGATCTACGGGGTCGCAAAGGCCTGAGGTGCTCGCGTCGCCCGGGTGCGTCGTGCACCCGGGTGGCGCTGTGTGCGTCGTGCATCCGGGCGGCGCGTGTGTCTGGGCGCCGGTGCGTGGACCTGCGGCGAAGTGTTCGCTTTGTCGGGAGCTGTCCCGTTCGTCGGGAGAAACCGGTGCGACACGCCGAGTCTCGGCCGGGTGCTCCCGACAGAGCGGACGTCAGCCCTCGAGCGACGCGCGGATAGCGGATGCCGAGCGCTGCAGACGCGCAGCGATCTCGCGGTCGTCGATCGCGGTGGCGACGTGCACGACCGCGATCGCGGCTGCGCGCTGCCCGCGGAGCGGCAGGGGCACGGCGACCGATTGCACCGTCGGGATGACCTCGTCGTGGCTCGTCGTGTACCCCCGCTCGCGAGAAGCGGCGACCTCGGCCCGGAGCGCCGGTGCGGCATCCGCCGGCCACTCTGCGGAGTCGAGCTGGGCGAGGATCGCCTTTCCCGGTGCGCCCACGGTGATCGGATGCCGTGCGCCGGGGCGCTGAGCGACGCTGGCGACGGCGTGCCGCGGTTCGATGCTCGCCAGGGTGATGCAGTCGTCGCCGTCGAGCACGGCGAGGAACGCCGTCATGCCGAGTTCGTTGGCGATCGCCGTCAGCTCGGGGAGGGCTTCGGACTGCAGATCGTGGGCGACTCCTGCCGCCAGCGCGGCCATGCGGGCGCCGAGGCTCACGGCCCCTGATCCGTCGCGGGCGACGAGGCGATGGTCCTCGAGCGTGCGCAGGAGCCGGTACGCGATCGATCGGTGCACGCCGAGTCGAGCCGCGATCTCGTCGATCGTGAGAGGTTCTCGGGCGTCCGCGAGCACCTCGAGAATCCGGATGCCGCGGCTGAGTGTCTGCGAGGCGGGTGCGGTGTCGGGCATGCGGGGTGCTCCCTTGCGCGCGGCGGAGGTGATGTCTACGCTGATGTTCAATAGTAGAACAGTACGTTCGAATATAGAACACGCAGTTCGGAGCCGCAAACCTCGCAACGCAGCGGAAGGAAATCGACGACGATGCAATTCCACCACCACGGCTACGTGTCGGGAGACCCCCGCGTCCTGCCCGCAGGCGTGTCTGATCGTCCAGCCGAGCTCCCGGAAGAGGTCGACGTGCTCATCGTCGGCTCGGGCCCAGCCGGCATGCTCCTCGCGGCCCAGATGTCGCAATACCCGTCCATCACGACACGCATCATCGAGAAGCGCGACGGCCGCCTCGTGCTCGGCCAGGCCGACGGCATCCAGCCGCGCAGCGTCGAGACCTTCCAGGCCTTCGGCTTCGCCGAGCGCATCATCGCCGAGGCGTACAACATCGGCTGGATGAACTTCTGGGGCCCGAATCCCGACAAGCCCGACGAGATCATCCGCACCACTAGGACGGCCGACTACGCGTACGACATCTGCGAGTTCCCGCACCTCATCGTCAACCAGGCGCGCGTGCTGGACTACTTCGC
This Microbacterium sp. XT11 DNA region includes the following protein-coding sequences:
- a CDS encoding DUF4188 domain-containing protein, whose translation is MVQQVYPGRFTATPEGSDVTVFLIGMRANRWWELGKVWWTASRMPPMLRHLARHPDAGMLGAHNWFGRTTLLLSYWQSPEHLQRFAADRDAPHLQPWRDYMRRLQGSGSVGVWHETYQVPVADLEAVYVDMPAFGLAAATTHVPIGPGMKTARQRLGR
- a CDS encoding DUF6882 domain-containing protein; translation: MTFAALQPLADRAALYTALRQDQLAAATEALGDHRWDADMTAGTITFSANDDPSRQLVTHAHLVATIAPGPRSLLWAWAHPHGDRQGVAAPLRAFGEANGVSELTSGELPFPEGASGDSDWIAAAAHTVGGAAVEITGRSPYYSAPIGGGTRAVFLLDAPLPSLTVAAAAIVLPRVLSGLALPDARTSVWDLARLAEWPLTWTDDAFTGAVVSDSSGSMTFRFDEHARITGVESTMGAAQAPSGLRPEA
- a CDS encoding MFS transporter, which produces MPSLAALHDRGFRWFFLARAITMTAGSMSSIALAFAVLGIDNSPQSLAFVLTVFTLANVVFLVFGGVVADRLPRALVIRTCYVVDILSIGTTAVLLFSGTASVPLLAVLSAVNGASSAFVMPAMQGIIPQLTTPAHLQQANAMLSFVRSATTIGGPIIAGILVATAGPAWVMLIQAAGWAIAIVLLAMVRLPAPAPSGSSFLRDLRTGWNEFWSRTWMWSICLAFMLLNAIHIGAWAVAGPYIAKNDPRLGIAGWGWVLSAEGAGILVMTLLMMWLPLKRPLRWGMLAISALAIPLAMLGLHPHAVVVAVAAFIAGAGVEVFNTGWNVTEMEQIPGDKLSRVASYDMLASFVAMPLGTLAFGWLIGHVDVATLLVTSAVIYVVIALGTMLVPSVWRMGRAEGAIAPQAVADS
- a CDS encoding HpcH/HpaI aldolase family protein, translating into MPLRLNPSFRERLADADRSLIGMWACSGSPLVTEVAAGSGLDWLLIDMEHSANTLESVLVQLQVVAAYPIAPVVRVPWNDSVAIKQVLDLGAQDIIVPMVSSADEARAAVAATRYPPEGVRGVGSALARSARWNRVDRYLQESAQHTSLTVQIETASGVDAAAAIAAVDGVDAVFVGPSDLSASMGLLGQQTHPDVVAAVERVFAAAKAAGKPVGVNAFDPVAADAYIDGGADFVAVGADVALLARASEGLAARFIPASDTSARASY
- a CDS encoding fumarylacetoacetate hydrolase family protein, translated to MLSADTIAQIAAELAEADRTHGVIPRITARYPEATVEDSYAIQGVWRDSQIAAGRRLIGRKIGLTSKAMQQATGITEPDYGVMFDDTVYRSGAEIPVDHFSNVRIEVELAFVLKHPLEGPECTLDDALAAIDYAVPALEVLNSHIELEGRTIVDTISDNAAYGAMVLGDVRKRPDEIDLRWVPGLLFRNGEIEETGVAAGVLNHPATGVAWLASKFHQHGARLEAGEIILAGSFTRPMWVSRGDEVLCDYGPMGTITCRFV
- the hpaD gene encoding 3,4-dihydroxyphenylacetate 2,3-dioxygenase, with the protein product MTHRDEMTLTSSGYYVSQEAPIQTDNPTPTPKSTPPDVLRCAYMELVVTDLAASRQFYVDILGLYVTEEDDEAIYLRSTEEFIHHNLVLRKGPIAAVAAFSYRVRTPEDLDRAVAFYTELGCDVRRNPDGFVKGIGDSVRVVDPLGFPYEFFYATTHVERMSWRYDLHIPGELVRLDHFNQVTPDVPRAVKFMQDLGFRVTEDIQDEEGTVYAAWMRRKPTVHDTAMTGGDGPRMHHVCFATHEKHNILAICDKLGALRRSDAIERGPGRHGVSNAFYLYLRDPDGHRVEVYTQDYYTGDPDNPVITWDVHDNQRRDWWGNPVVPSWYTDASLVLDLDGNPQPVVARTDSSEMAVTIGADGFSYTRADEGEKSMPEWKQGEYKLGHQL
- the hpaE gene encoding 5-carboxymethyl-2-hydroxymuconate semialdehyde dehydrogenase → MTDSRIPADLPDHIQHYIDGAFVDSVDGDTFDVLDPVTNETYTTAAAGKKADIELAVAAAKRAFDEGPWPRMLPRERSRVLHRIADIVESRDARLAELESYDSGLPITQALGQARRAAENFRFFADLIVAQADDAFKVPGRQMNYVNRKPIGVAGLITPWNTPFMLESWKLGPALATGNTVVLKPAEFTPLSASLWAGIFEEAGLPTGVFNLVNGLGEDAGDALVKHPDVPLISFTGESRTGQIIFGNAAPFLKGLSMELGGKSPAVVFADADIEAAVDATIFGVFSLNGERCTAGSRILVERSIYDDFVERYAAQAKRVRVGYPHDPATEVGALVHPEHYEKVMSYVEIGKTEGRLVAGGGRPEGFPEGNFVAPTVFADVAPDARIFQEEIFGPVVAITPFDSEEEALSLANDTKYGLAAYIWTNDLKRAHNFAQSVEAGMVWLNSNNVRDLRTPFGGVKASGLGHEGGYRSIDFYTDQQSVHITLASTPHNPTFGKN
- a CDS encoding GntR family transcriptional regulator yields the protein MTSVASASKSEQAYTWIRSRISAHAFGPGYRLVLGSIAEELNMSVVPVREAIRRLEAEGLVTFERNVGARVTLVDESEYAHAMQTLGLVEGAATALSAPLLDEAALDEAAEVNAKMARMLEHFDAHAFTELNREFHSVLFEPCPNPHLLDLVHRGWARLSGIRDSTFAYVPGRAQHSVDEHTQILELIRGGADALEIELAARNHRWRTRDAFLDALHARSTHTPGEGS